In Phenylobacterium zucineum HLK1, one DNA window encodes the following:
- a CDS encoding ArsR/SmtB family transcription factor, with protein sequence MTKVPAAVARELPKPAELEELERHASAAARLMKLMANEQRLILMCRLGEGECSVGDLAAHVGLAQSAASQHLAKLRAEGVVATRRDGQTIYYRLEDPAAARVIDTLCEIYRGKPAG encoded by the coding sequence ATGACCAAAGTCCCCGCCGCCGTCGCCCGGGAGCTGCCCAAGCCCGCCGAGCTCGAGGAGCTGGAGCGGCACGCCTCGGCCGCCGCGCGGCTGATGAAGCTGATGGCCAACGAGCAGCGGCTGATCCTGATGTGCCGCCTGGGCGAGGGCGAGTGCTCGGTGGGCGACCTGGCCGCCCACGTGGGCCTGGCCCAGTCCGCCGCCTCGCAGCACCTGGCCAAGCTGCGGGCCGAGGGCGTGGTCGCCACCCGCCGGGACGGCCAGACGATCTACTACCGCCTCGAGGACCCCGCCGCGGCCCGGGTGATCGACACCCTCTGCGAGATCTACCGCGGCAAGCCGGCCGGCTAG
- a CDS encoding efflux RND transporter permease subunit: protein MNLGISGRLTQATIRSPLTPLFLLAAIAMGLLALMSIPREEEPQISVPMVDIMVQAPGLRAPDAAELVAKPLETIVKSVDAVDHVYTQVEDDRVLVTARFDVGEDPDDAAVRIHEKLRANYDRIPVGIPEPQVVTRGINDVPAVVLTLSPKPGYAGRWTDQALYEIAGKLRTEVAKVEDVGLTFIVGGRPDEIRVEPDPERLTLRGVPLSAVIETMRQANRSFPTGSIREGGQALEVAAGRTLASPADVGLLTVASVNGEPVYLRDVAEVVQAPREDQAGVWRYARRDGRWTDAPAVSLAIAKRKGANAVVVAEHIKEKVETLQGSLIPAGLEVAVTRDYGESANEKANELLFHLGLATVSIVILIGFAIGWREAAVTAVVIPTTILLTLFASNLMGYTINRVSLFALIFSIGILVDDAIVMIENIARHWAMNDGRSRTQAAVEAVAEVGNPTVVATLTVVAALLPMLFVSGLMGPYMAPIPVNASAAMVFSFFVAVVIAPWLMIRFARKALAEGHGHAEGEGRLGAAYRAVAGRVIATRRSAWLFLIGVGVATLVAMSMFAFKAVTVKLLPFDNKSELQVVVDMPEGTSLEATRRTLAAAAAVAQTVPEVVSMEAYAGTASPFNFNGLVRHYFLRSRPEQGDLAVALSHKSDRKRASHAVALDLRERLAKLPLPKGASIKVVEAPPGPPVLATLLAEVYGPDPQTRRAVAAEVKKLFQSVPYIVDVDDSWGEPRPRLRLTPDREQVEFFGLSEGQVFDSIGAILGGSTVGYSHRGEGRTPVEIAVRLPQADRTWSERLASTPVAVAETPQGRRLVELGEVVEATRETGSYPIYRRDGRDAEMVMADLAGRYEAPIYGMLAVDDAIEAHDWGKLPKPDIRLNGQPTDESRPTVLWDGEWEITWVTFRDMGAAFGVAILGIYVLVVAQFKSFRLPLVILTPIPLTLVGIVIGHMLFRAPFTATSMIGFIALAGIIVRNSILLVDFIRHQQGEGRALRDVLLTAGAIRFKPILLTALAAMIGAAVILFDPIFQGLAISLLFGLASSTLLTVLVIPAIYVVLRDDGRPASGPTPGAQH from the coding sequence ATGAACCTCGGCATCTCCGGACGGCTCACCCAGGCGACCATCCGCTCGCCCCTGACGCCGCTATTCCTGCTGGCGGCGATCGCCATGGGCCTGCTCGCGCTGATGTCGATCCCGCGCGAGGAGGAGCCGCAGATCAGCGTGCCGATGGTGGACATCATGGTGCAGGCGCCGGGCCTGCGCGCGCCCGACGCGGCCGAGCTGGTCGCCAAGCCGCTGGAGACCATCGTCAAGAGCGTCGACGCCGTCGACCACGTCTACACCCAGGTCGAGGACGACCGGGTGCTGGTCACCGCCCGCTTCGACGTCGGCGAGGACCCGGACGACGCGGCCGTGCGGATTCACGAGAAGCTGCGGGCGAACTACGACCGCATCCCCGTCGGGATCCCCGAGCCCCAGGTCGTCACCCGCGGCATCAACGACGTGCCGGCGGTGGTGCTGACGCTGTCGCCCAAGCCGGGCTACGCCGGGCGCTGGACCGACCAGGCCCTCTACGAGATCGCCGGCAAGCTGCGGACCGAGGTCGCCAAGGTCGAGGACGTCGGCCTGACGTTCATCGTCGGCGGCCGCCCCGACGAGATCCGCGTCGAGCCCGACCCCGAGCGGCTGACGCTGCGCGGCGTGCCGCTGTCGGCGGTGATCGAGACCATGCGCCAGGCCAACCGCAGCTTCCCGACGGGATCGATCCGCGAGGGCGGCCAGGCCCTGGAGGTGGCCGCCGGCCGCACCCTCGCCTCGCCCGCCGACGTGGGGCTGCTGACCGTCGCCTCGGTGAACGGCGAGCCCGTCTACCTGCGCGACGTGGCCGAGGTGGTGCAGGCGCCGCGCGAGGACCAGGCCGGCGTGTGGCGCTACGCCCGGCGGGACGGCCGCTGGACCGACGCCCCCGCGGTCAGCCTCGCCATCGCCAAGCGCAAGGGCGCCAACGCCGTCGTCGTGGCCGAGCACATCAAGGAGAAGGTCGAGACCCTGCAGGGCTCGCTGATCCCGGCTGGGCTGGAGGTCGCCGTTACCCGCGACTACGGCGAGAGCGCCAACGAGAAGGCCAACGAGCTGCTGTTCCACCTGGGCCTGGCGACGGTTTCGATCGTGATCCTCATCGGCTTCGCGATCGGCTGGCGCGAGGCGGCGGTCACCGCCGTGGTGATCCCGACCACGATCCTGCTGACGCTCTTCGCCTCGAACCTGATGGGCTACACCATCAACCGCGTCAGCCTGTTCGCCCTGATCTTCTCGATCGGCATCCTCGTCGACGACGCGATCGTGATGATCGAGAACATCGCCCGCCACTGGGCGATGAACGATGGCCGCAGCCGAACCCAGGCCGCCGTCGAGGCGGTGGCCGAGGTCGGCAACCCCACCGTGGTGGCCACCCTGACCGTCGTGGCGGCGCTGCTGCCGATGCTGTTCGTCTCGGGCCTGATGGGGCCCTACATGGCGCCGATCCCCGTGAACGCCTCGGCGGCCATGGTCTTCTCGTTCTTCGTGGCCGTGGTGATCGCGCCCTGGCTGATGATCCGCTTCGCCCGCAAGGCCCTGGCCGAGGGCCACGGCCATGCCGAGGGCGAGGGGCGGCTGGGCGCCGCCTACCGCGCCGTCGCCGGCCGGGTGATCGCCACCCGCCGCAGCGCCTGGCTGTTCCTGATCGGCGTGGGCGTGGCGACCCTCGTCGCCATGTCGATGTTCGCCTTCAAGGCGGTGACCGTGAAGCTGCTGCCGTTCGACAACAAGTCCGAGCTGCAGGTCGTGGTCGACATGCCGGAGGGGACCAGCCTGGAGGCCACCCGCCGGACGCTGGCCGCCGCCGCCGCCGTCGCCCAGACGGTGCCCGAAGTGGTCTCGATGGAGGCCTACGCCGGGACCGCCTCGCCGTTCAACTTCAACGGCCTGGTGCGCCACTACTTCCTGCGCAGCCGGCCCGAGCAGGGCGACCTCGCCGTGGCGCTGTCGCACAAGTCCGATCGCAAGCGCGCCAGCCACGCCGTGGCCCTCGACCTTCGCGAGCGGCTCGCGAAGCTGCCCCTGCCGAAAGGCGCTTCGATCAAGGTCGTGGAGGCGCCGCCCGGCCCGCCGGTGCTGGCGACCCTGCTGGCCGAGGTCTACGGGCCAGACCCGCAGACGCGCAGGGCCGTGGCCGCCGAGGTCAAGAAGCTGTTCCAGTCGGTGCCCTACATCGTCGACGTGGACGACAGCTGGGGCGAGCCGCGGCCGCGCCTGCGGCTGACCCCCGACCGCGAGCAGGTCGAGTTCTTCGGCCTCTCCGAGGGCCAGGTGTTCGATTCCATCGGCGCGATCCTGGGCGGCAGCACGGTCGGCTATTCGCACCGCGGCGAGGGCCGCACGCCGGTGGAGATCGCCGTGCGCCTGCCCCAGGCCGACCGCACCTGGAGCGAGCGGCTGGCCTCCACGCCGGTGGCCGTCGCGGAGACGCCGCAGGGCCGCCGCCTGGTCGAGCTGGGCGAGGTGGTCGAGGCCACCCGGGAGACCGGCTCCTACCCCATCTACCGCCGCGACGGCCGCGACGCCGAGATGGTCATGGCCGACCTCGCCGGGCGCTACGAGGCGCCGATCTACGGGATGCTGGCCGTCGACGACGCCATCGAGGCGCACGACTGGGGCAAGCTGCCCAAGCCCGACATCCGCCTGAACGGCCAGCCGACGGACGAGAGCCGGCCCACCGTCCTGTGGGACGGCGAGTGGGAGATCACCTGGGTCACCTTCCGCGACATGGGGGCGGCCTTCGGCGTCGCGATCCTCGGCATCTACGTGCTGGTGGTGGCGCAGTTCAAAAGCTTCCGCCTGCCGCTGGTGATCCTGACGCCGATCCCGCTGACCCTGGTGGGCATCGTGATCGGCCACATGCTGTTCCGCGCGCCGTTCACGGCCACCTCGATGATCGGCTTCATCGCCCTGGCCGGGATCATCGTGCGCAACTCGATCCTGCTCGTGGACTTCATCCGCCACCAGCAGGGCGAGGGCCGGGCCCTGCGCGACGTCCTGCTCACAGCCGGCGCGATCCGCTTCAAGCCGATCCTGCTGACGGCGCTCGCGGCGATGATCGGGGCGGCGGTGATCCTGTTCGACCCGATCTTCCAGGGGCTGGCGATCAGCCTGCTGTTCGGCCTGGCCTCCTCGACCCTGCTGACCGTGCTGGTGATCCCGGCGATCTACGTGGTGCTGCGCGACGACGGCCGCCCGGCGAGCGGACCGACCCCTGGCGCGCAACATTAG
- a CDS encoding efflux RND transporter periplasmic adaptor subunit: MIRPLIPAALTAAALALAACGSEPKPAETPVVSTARERLTLAPRTVADLKPVAATVATRDLGEARARIGGTLVKLAVKEGDVVRKGQLVGVVTDQRLTFETGAYEAQAAAAAAEAARARAELSRVQTLYEKGFYAKARLEQAQAQARAAQGQLDAARAQRSASAELSAQGAILAPTAGRVLTADVPPGSVVTAGQSVATITAGEPLLRLEIPEAQARALKVGDPVPVETGDLPGAAAVGAIDRVYPAVSAGRVTADIAVPGLRADLVGQRVRVRVKVGERTALIVPARFVATRYGVDFVRVLGPDGRTSDVAVQLAPGPTAREFEILSGAAAGDVLLAQPSAAR, translated from the coding sequence ATGATCCGCCCCCTCATCCCCGCAGCCCTCACGGCCGCCGCCCTGGCGCTGGCGGCCTGCGGCTCCGAGCCGAAGCCGGCCGAGACCCCGGTGGTCAGCACGGCGCGCGAGCGGCTGACGCTCGCGCCGCGCACGGTGGCCGACCTGAAGCCGGTCGCCGCGACCGTGGCCACCCGCGACCTGGGCGAGGCCCGGGCGCGGATCGGCGGCACGCTGGTGAAGCTGGCGGTCAAGGAGGGGGACGTGGTCCGCAAGGGTCAGCTCGTGGGCGTCGTGACCGACCAGCGCCTGACCTTCGAGACGGGCGCCTACGAGGCCCAGGCCGCGGCCGCCGCCGCCGAGGCCGCCCGCGCCCGGGCTGAGCTCTCCCGCGTGCAGACGCTCTACGAGAAGGGGTTCTACGCCAAGGCGCGGCTGGAGCAGGCGCAGGCTCAGGCCCGCGCCGCCCAGGGGCAGCTCGACGCCGCCCGCGCCCAGCGCTCGGCCAGCGCCGAGCTCTCGGCCCAGGGCGCGATCCTGGCCCCCACGGCCGGCCGGGTCCTGACCGCCGACGTGCCGCCCGGCTCGGTGGTGACCGCCGGCCAGTCGGTGGCGACGATCACCGCCGGCGAGCCGCTGCTGCGGCTGGAGATCCCCGAGGCCCAGGCCCGCGCGCTGAAGGTGGGCGATCCCGTTCCGGTCGAGACGGGCGACCTGCCCGGGGCCGCCGCCGTCGGGGCCATCGACCGGGTCTACCCCGCCGTCAGCGCCGGACGGGTCACCGCCGACATCGCCGTGCCCGGCCTGCGCGCCGACCTGGTCGGCCAGCGCGTGCGGGTGCGCGTGAAGGTCGGCGAGCGGACGGCCCTGATCGTCCCCGCCCGGTTCGTCGCGACCCGCTACGGCGTCGACTTCGTCCGCGTGCTGGGGCCCGACGGCCGCACCAGCGACGTGGCGGTCCAGCTCGCCCCCGGTCCGACCGCCCGGGAGTTCGAGATCCTGTCCGGCGCCGCCGCGGGCGACGTCCTGCTGGCCCAGCCGTCGGCGGCGCGATGA
- a CDS encoding rhodanese-like domain-containing protein → MFGRQRIKDLTPNEVRAKMQHREIVLIDVREPPEFAAERIHGALNFPLSTFDPRALPAGGDRPLVFQCGSGKRSAMAVERCRQEGVAAEAHLAGGIAAWRSEGLPTIRFDPATGQVVDAG, encoded by the coding sequence ATGTTCGGACGCCAGAGGATCAAGGACCTGACCCCCAACGAGGTCAGGGCGAAGATGCAGCACCGGGAGATCGTGCTGATCGACGTGCGCGAGCCGCCCGAGTTCGCCGCCGAGCGCATCCATGGCGCGCTGAACTTCCCGCTGTCGACCTTCGACCCCAGGGCCCTGCCCGCCGGCGGCGACCGCCCGCTGGTGTTCCAGTGCGGCTCGGGCAAGCGGTCGGCCATGGCTGTCGAGCGCTGCCGGCAAGAAGGCGTGGCCGCCGAAGCGCACCTGGCCGGCGGCATCGCCGCCTGGCGCAGCGAGGGCCTGCCCACCATCCGCTTCGACCCGGCGACGGGCCAGGTCGTGGACGCCGGCTGA
- a CDS encoding NAD(P)/FAD-dependent oxidoreductase has protein sequence METPVPVIAILGAGLGGTIAAYEIKAAVGGRAEVTVVNQGDTFHFVPSNPWVAVRWRKRDAIEVRLPEVMKRKGIGFTGVGARRVHPAENRIELNDGQSLAYDYLVIATGPELAFDEIPGLGPHGGFTQSICHVDHAERAAAAFDAFVKDPGPIVVGAVQGASCFGPAYEFAMILDTELRRRKLRDRVPMTFVTSEPYIGHLGLDGVGDTKGLLESEMRNRHIKWITNAKVEKVEAGVMDVEEVADDGAVKARHELPFAFSMLLPAFRGVPAIHGIEGLTNPRGFVVVDKNQRNPAFPNVFGLGVAVAIAPTGKTPVPVGVPKTGFMIESMVTAIAKNLSALVDGGSASAEATWNAICLADFGDSGVAFIAQPQIPPRNVNWSAEGRWVHLAKVGFEKYFIGKVKRGEAEPFYEKLALDLMGARKLKA, from the coding sequence ATGGAAACGCCCGTCCCCGTCATCGCCATCCTCGGCGCCGGTCTCGGTGGGACCATCGCCGCCTACGAAATCAAGGCCGCCGTCGGCGGCCGCGCCGAAGTCACGGTCGTCAACCAGGGCGACACGTTCCACTTCGTGCCGTCCAATCCCTGGGTGGCCGTCCGATGGCGCAAGCGCGACGCCATCGAGGTCAGGCTGCCCGAGGTGATGAAGCGCAAGGGCATCGGCTTCACCGGCGTGGGAGCCCGCCGGGTCCACCCGGCCGAGAACCGCATCGAGCTGAACGACGGCCAAAGCCTCGCCTACGACTATCTGGTGATCGCCACCGGCCCCGAGCTCGCCTTCGACGAGATCCCGGGGCTGGGGCCGCACGGCGGCTTCACCCAGTCGATCTGCCACGTCGACCACGCCGAGCGCGCGGCGGCCGCCTTCGACGCCTTCGTGAAGGATCCGGGCCCGATCGTGGTCGGGGCCGTGCAGGGGGCCTCGTGCTTCGGCCCGGCCTACGAGTTCGCGATGATCCTCGACACCGAGCTGCGCCGGCGGAAGCTGCGCGACCGCGTGCCGATGACCTTCGTCACCTCCGAACCCTACATCGGGCACCTGGGCCTCGACGGCGTGGGCGACACCAAGGGCCTGCTCGAGAGCGAGATGCGCAACCGCCACATCAAGTGGATCACCAACGCCAAGGTGGAGAAGGTGGAGGCGGGGGTCATGGACGTGGAGGAGGTCGCCGACGACGGCGCCGTGAAGGCCCGGCACGAGCTCCCCTTCGCCTTCTCCATGCTGCTGCCGGCGTTCCGGGGCGTTCCGGCGATCCATGGGATCGAGGGTCTGACCAATCCCCGCGGCTTCGTGGTGGTCGACAAGAACCAGCGCAATCCCGCCTTCCCGAACGTCTTCGGGCTGGGCGTGGCCGTGGCCATCGCCCCGACCGGCAAGACGCCGGTGCCGGTCGGCGTGCCGAAGACCGGCTTCATGATCGAGAGCATGGTCACCGCCATCGCCAAGAACCTGTCGGCCCTGGTGGACGGCGGGTCGGCGAGCGCCGAGGCGACCTGGAACGCCATCTGCCTGGCCGACTTCGGGGACAGCGGGGTGGCCTTCATCGCCCAGCCGCAGATCCCGCCGCGCAACGTCAACTGGTCGGCCGAGGGCCGCTGGGTGCACCTGGCGAAGGTGGGCTTCGAAAAGTACTTCATCGGCAAGGTGAAGCGCGGCGAGGCCGAGCCCTTCTACGAGAAGCTGGCGCTCGACCTCATGGGCGCCCGCAAGCTCAAGGCCTGA
- a CDS encoding thioredoxin family protein: MRQLVCHACNAVNRMPLGKDPLEAKCGRCGDRLFAGRPIEVTGAELAVHRGSTKGAALLLDVWAPWCGPCRMMAPHFEKAAARLEPQVRLLKLNSEQDPQAAADLQVSGIPTLILFRDGGVVARQAGALSADQIVAWTQQALAKAPA; encoded by the coding sequence ATGCGACAGCTCGTCTGCCACGCGTGCAACGCGGTGAACCGGATGCCGCTCGGCAAGGACCCGCTGGAGGCCAAGTGCGGCCGCTGCGGGGACCGACTGTTCGCGGGCCGGCCGATCGAGGTGACCGGCGCCGAACTGGCCGTCCACCGGGGATCGACCAAGGGCGCGGCCCTGTTGCTCGACGTCTGGGCGCCCTGGTGCGGCCCCTGCCGGATGATGGCGCCGCACTTCGAAAAGGCGGCCGCCCGGCTGGAACCGCAGGTGCGGCTGCTGAAGCTAAATTCCGAGCAGGACCCGCAGGCCGCCGCCGACCTGCAGGTGTCGGGCATCCCGACGCTGATCCTGTTCCGGGACGGCGGGGTCGTCGCCCGCCAGGCCGGCGCCCTGAGCGCCGACCAGATCGTCGCCTGGACCCAGCAGGCGCTCGCCAAGGCGCCCGCCTGA
- a CDS encoding YgaP family membrane protein → MTLDRAVFVFAGCMILLSVALAYYVSPWWILLAVFAGLNMIQAAFTGFCPAAMAFKKLGVRPGAAFF, encoded by the coding sequence ATGACCCTCGACCGCGCCGTCTTCGTCTTCGCCGGCTGCATGATCCTGCTCAGCGTGGCCCTGGCCTACTACGTCAGCCCCTGGTGGATCCTGCTGGCGGTGTTCGCCGGCCTGAACATGATCCAGGCCGCCTTCACCGGCTTCTGCCCGGCGGCCATGGCGTTCAAGAAGCTGGGCGTGCGGCCCGGCGCCGCCTTCTTCTGA
- a CDS encoding pyridoxal-phosphate dependent enzyme codes for MTAQPLPPPADSALELIGRTPMVELHGFDTGPCRLFVKLENANPGGSIKDRIARSMIEAAEKDGRLKPGGTIVEATAGNTGLGLAQVGLLKGYKLLLVVPDKMAREKIQHLRAMGVDVRITRSDVGKGHPEYYQDMAAAIAAKLNNAVYINQFENPANPLAHETTTGPEIFEQMEGDVDAVVVGVGSGGTLTGLGRYFAKVSPKTRMVLADPVGSILAPLVNEGKHVEAGSWIVEGIGEDFVPDICDLDLVEKAYAITDQESVATARELLMKAGILAGSSSGTLLAAALKYCREQTEPKRVVTLVCDTGSRYLSKMYNDSWVAEQGLADRQLHGDLRDLIARSEGEAVTVGPEDTLLTAYNRMRQADVSQLPVMDDGRLIGLIDESDLLEAVERRQAEGRFKQPVSAAMTAKLNTLQANQPLDALLPIFEQDQVAIVMDGRDFLGLITRIDLINYMRRSA; via the coding sequence GTGACCGCCCAACCCCTGCCGCCGCCGGCGGACTCCGCGCTCGAGCTGATCGGGCGCACCCCCATGGTCGAGCTGCATGGCTTCGACACCGGCCCCTGCCGCCTGTTCGTCAAGCTCGAGAACGCCAATCCCGGCGGCTCCATCAAGGACCGCATCGCCCGCTCGATGATCGAGGCGGCCGAGAAGGACGGCCGGCTGAAGCCCGGCGGCACCATCGTCGAGGCCACCGCCGGCAACACGGGCCTGGGCCTGGCCCAGGTGGGCCTGCTGAAGGGCTACAAGCTGCTGCTGGTCGTGCCCGACAAGATGGCCCGCGAGAAGATCCAGCACCTGCGGGCCATGGGCGTCGATGTGCGCATCACCCGCTCCGACGTCGGCAAGGGCCATCCCGAGTACTACCAGGACATGGCCGCCGCCATCGCGGCGAAGCTGAACAACGCCGTCTACATCAACCAGTTCGAGAACCCGGCGAACCCGCTGGCCCACGAGACCACCACGGGTCCGGAGATCTTCGAGCAGATGGAGGGCGACGTGGACGCCGTCGTCGTGGGCGTCGGCTCGGGCGGCACGCTCACCGGCCTCGGCCGCTACTTCGCGAAGGTCTCGCCCAAGACCAGGATGGTGCTGGCCGATCCGGTGGGCTCGATCCTCGCCCCCCTCGTCAACGAAGGGAAGCACGTCGAGGCCGGCTCGTGGATCGTCGAGGGCATCGGCGAGGACTTCGTGCCCGACATCTGCGACCTCGACCTCGTCGAGAAGGCCTATGCGATCACCGACCAGGAAAGCGTGGCCACCGCCCGCGAGCTGCTGATGAAGGCGGGCATCCTGGCCGGCTCCTCGTCGGGCACCCTGCTGGCCGCGGCGCTGAAGTACTGCCGCGAGCAGACCGAGCCGAAGCGGGTCGTGACCCTCGTGTGCGACACCGGCTCCCGCTACCTGTCCAAGATGTACAACGACAGCTGGGTGGCCGAGCAGGGCCTGGCCGACCGCCAGCTGCACGGCGACCTGCGCGACCTGATCGCCCGCTCGGAGGGCGAGGCGGTCACGGTCGGGCCCGAGGACACCCTGCTCACCGCCTACAACCGCATGCGCCAGGCCGACGTCAGCCAGCTGCCGGTGATGGACGACGGCCGCCTGATCGGCCTGATCGACGAGAGCGACCTGCTGGAGGCCGTCGAGCGGCGCCAGGCCGAGGGCCGCTTCAAGCAGCCGGTGAGCGCGGCCATGACCGCCAAGCTCAACACGCTCCAGGCGAACCAACCGCTGGACGCCCTGCTGCCGATCTTCGAGCAGGACCAGGTGGCCATCGTCATGGACGGCCGGGACTTCCTGGGCCTCATCACCCGCATCGACCTGATCAACTACATGAGGCGCTCGGCGTGA
- a CDS encoding cystathionine gamma-synthase, giving the protein MTSDSPKTSPTTLGGKNRLEFATRTIHGGQSHDPSTGAVMPPIYATSTYAQSSPGVHQGFEYSRSHNPTRFALERALADLESGTNGYAFASGLAAISTLLEVLDAGDHVIASEDLYGGSFRLFDKVKRRSAGLEFSFVDLADVAAIEAAITPKTRMIWVETPTNPLLRLADLEAIADLCKRRGLIAAADNTFASPYVQRPLELGFDVVMHSTTKYLGGHSDVVGGALVVGDNAALRDQLTFLQNAVGAVASPFDSFLTLRGVKTLALRMERHCENGMKIARWLEARGHIRQVIYPGLESHPQHALAKKQMHGFGGMITAILDRDLDGTRRMLERTRLFTLAESLGGVESLIEHPAIMTHASIPPETRARIGISDGLIRLSVGVESADDLIADLEQALAP; this is encoded by the coding sequence GTGACCAGCGACAGCCCCAAGACCTCTCCCACGACCCTTGGCGGGAAGAACCGGCTGGAGTTCGCCACCCGGACCATCCACGGCGGCCAGAGCCACGATCCCAGCACCGGCGCGGTGATGCCGCCGATCTACGCGACCTCGACCTACGCCCAGTCCTCGCCCGGCGTGCACCAGGGCTTCGAGTACTCGCGCAGCCACAACCCGACCCGCTTCGCCTTGGAGCGGGCGCTGGCGGACCTGGAGAGCGGGACGAACGGCTACGCCTTCGCCTCGGGCCTGGCGGCCATCTCAACCCTGCTGGAGGTGCTGGACGCGGGCGACCACGTCATCGCCTCCGAGGACCTCTACGGCGGCTCGTTCCGACTGTTCGACAAGGTGAAGCGCCGCTCGGCGGGCCTCGAGTTCAGCTTCGTGGACCTGGCCGACGTCGCGGCCATCGAGGCGGCGATCACGCCGAAGACCCGGATGATCTGGGTGGAGACGCCCACCAATCCGCTGCTGCGGCTCGCGGACCTGGAGGCCATCGCCGACCTGTGCAAGCGCCGCGGCCTGATCGCGGCGGCCGACAACACCTTCGCCAGCCCCTACGTCCAGCGGCCGCTGGAGCTGGGCTTCGACGTGGTGATGCACTCGACCACCAAGTACCTGGGCGGCCACTCCGACGTGGTCGGCGGGGCGCTGGTGGTCGGCGACAACGCCGCCCTGCGCGACCAGCTCACCTTCCTGCAGAACGCCGTGGGCGCGGTGGCCTCGCCGTTCGACAGCTTCCTGACGCTGCGCGGGGTGAAGACCCTGGCGCTGCGCATGGAGCGCCATTGCGAGAACGGGATGAAGATCGCCCGCTGGCTGGAGGCGCGCGGCCACATCCGCCAGGTGATCTATCCGGGCCTGGAGAGCCATCCGCAGCACGCGCTGGCGAAGAAGCAGATGCACGGCTTCGGCGGCATGATCACCGCCATCCTCGACCGCGACCTCGACGGCACGCGGCGGATGCTGGAGCGGACCCGCCTCTTCACCCTGGCAGAGAGCCTGGGCGGGGTGGAGAGCCTGATCGAGCACCCGGCGATCATGACCCACGCCTCGATCCCGCCCGAGACCCGCGCGCGCATCGGCATCTCGGACGGCCTGATCCGCCTGTCCGTGGGCGTGGAGTCCGCCGACGACCTGATCGCAGACTTGGAGCAGGCGCTGGCTCCGTAA